One Setaria italica strain Yugu1 chromosome II, Setaria_italica_v2.0, whole genome shotgun sequence DNA segment encodes these proteins:
- the LOC111256348 gene encoding uncharacterized protein LOC111256348, whose amino-acid sequence MVRGSRRASAPATADPRPDSTALLPPGLPPRGTSAWRGRGGGCAGTAADAVVVRRSAAAPICGGHLRDATAISECLHAFCRQCIYDKLTKGDTKCPTCDVLLGPAPLEKLRPDHSLQHIRSVIFHGKRRNVNAVTAKNKNRKEKVFTESTISSVVDIIIGGRTTPLQQKIEVEVINEADEASNLAPVGRDALSRIRCRDFYSACHLSVETGALIVWQPPPIPEEMVALAHDQLAPRQDSQTFGPPATSGTKYQRQAPTVQMTNTSVMAGISFHARMTVQDDDNLSGDILALFNESTTRIMGRYVAHISQLKAKNSKLIEQLENERAAALERIRTFEERHQQELENERVAAAERTRILEERYRQELEKERAAAAERIRILEERLQRESKIATSARNRRGLENERADNQALMSDIVEKSDELATLKYHCDMSESDKKDLENQVENLKKELEYTKREHARYARQVLDAANAYQTLSGTKMCDNVMVNVTVMLEHELSE is encoded by the exons ATGGTACGGGGAAGCCGGCGAGCctcggctccggcgacggcggacccGCGCCCCGACAGCACCGCTCTCCTGCCGCCAGGACTGCCACCTCGGGGCACCTCCGCGTGGcggggtcgaggcggcggctgTGCGGGCACCGCGGCGGATGCGGTGGTGGTGCGCCGTTCGGCCGCCGCGCCGATCTGCGGTGGCCACCTCCGCGACGCCACCGCCATCTCCGAGTGCCTCCATGCTT TTTGCAGGCAATGCATATATGACAAGTTGACGAAGGGGGATACAAAATGCCCAACGTGCGACGTTCTTTTGGGCCCTGCTCCATTGGAGAAGCTCAG ACCTGATCATAGCCTGCAACACATCAGGTCGGTGATATTTCATGGTAAGAGGCGCAATGTCAATGCTGTCACCgccaagaacaagaacaggaaGGAAAAGGTTTTCACTGAATCAACCATTTCTTCAGTGGTGGATATCATTATAGGAGGAAGAACTACACCACTGCAACAGAAGATAGAAGTTGAGGTGATCAATGAAGCTGATGAGGCTTCG AATCTTGCTCCTGTTGGAAGAGATGCTTTGTCACGAATCAGGTGTCGAGACTTTTACTCAGCATGCCATCTTTCTGTGGAGACTGGAGCCTTGATTGTGTGGCAACCACCACCTATCCCAGAGGAGATGGTTGCCCTTGCCCATGATCAGTTAGCCCCCAGGCAGGATTCACAGACTTTTGGGCCTCCAGCGACCTCTGGTACTAAGTACCAGCGACAAGCACCAACTGTACAGATGACCAATACCTCGGTTATGGCAGGCATCTCATTCCATGCTAGGATGACTGTCCAGGATGATGATAACCTGAGTGGAGATATTCTCGCATTGTTCAATGAG AGTACTACAAGAATCATGGGGAGATATGTTGCTCACATAAGCCAATTAAAGGCAAAGAACTCCAAATTAATAGA GCAATTGGAAAATGAAAGAGCAGCTGCCCTTGAGAGGATAAGAACGTTTGAAGAGAGGCACCAACAAGAATTGGAAAATGAAAGAGTTGCCGCTGCTGAGAGGACAAGAATACTTGAAGAGAGGTACCGACAAGaattggaaaaagaaagagcagctgctgctgagaggATTAGAATCCTTGAAGAGAGGCTCCAAAGGGAGTCCAAAATAGCCACGAGTGCTAGAAACCGAAG AGGTCTGGAAAATGAAAGAGCAGACAACCAGGCTCTGATGTCAGATATTGTAGAGAAAAGTGATGAGCTTGCGACACTCAAATATCACTGTGACATGTCTGAGTCAGACAAGAAAG atttagaAAATCAAGTTGAGAACCTGAAGAAGGAATTAGAATATACTAAAAGAGAACATGCAAGATATGCCCGTCAGGTCTTGGATGCAGCAA ATGCATACCAGACCTTATCTGGTACAAAAATGTGTGATAATGTCATGGTGAATGTAACAGTGATGCTAGAGCATGAATTATCTGAGTGA
- the LOC101776954 gene encoding plectin-like isoform X1, with the protein MPPEQLLPRAASAGGGDRAEAGEVVMVRRSAVVPCVTCGLCGRILRDATTVSECLHSFCRKCVFKKFKDEDTTFCPTCSTDLGCDPLEKLRTDHSLLCLRLMLFPVKRRKVEEISLLHPASVSLPFHLPQIHGVGQSGKKTDAFFMGESMNGEAEAEAAESLGMELTASPMKSSMCSRSTPAEEVGTFIVTVEKERRARAATEPTLSSEVQIAVEGSAALPPAASQRETHEVEVENTARTLEEVEFYIGRNQSLQSENARLREELEKERAEKTVAVETRRILEAERLQRESDVTQSTARMLEMIQACTGQNQALGVTNARLREELETEKVAAFDRARILEGRLQTESEIRQKMEAVQGLVDSLIAAQRLLIQDYQALKSEISEKNEEHATLLYDINVLETEKTCLEYQVDYLTKSLAERTARISERFDTYLRRSQASEAENARLREELDNERAKRAFDRTRALEARLRRESEIAQSIEAALSQLNKGLPGS; encoded by the exons atgccgccCGAGCAgctcctcccccgcgccgcctccgcggggGGCGGCGACCGCGCCGAAGCCGGCGAGGTGGTGATGGTGCGCCGCTCGGCCGTCGTGCCGTGCGTCACCTGCGGCCTCTGCGGCAGAATCCTCCGCGACGCCACCACCGTCTCCGAGTGCCTCCACTCCT TTTGCAGGAAATGCGTATTTAAGAAGTTCAAGGATGAGGATACCACATTCTGCCCTACTTGCAGCACTGATTTGGGATGTGATCCACTTGAGAAGCTCAG AACAGATCACAGCCTGCTATGCTTAAGGTTAATGCTATTTCCTGTGAAGAGGCGCAAGGTTGAGGAAATCTCACTCCTGCATCCAGCATCAGTTTCCCTGCCTTTTCATTTACCCCAAATTCATGGAGTTGGTCAATCAGGCAAGAAAACTGATGCATTTTTTATGGGTGAGTCAATGAATGGTGAAGCTGAAGCAGAGGCAGCTGAAAGTCTTGGGATGGAACTTACTGCATCTCCAATGAAATCCAGCATGTGTTCAAG GAGTACACCTGCTGAAGAAGTTGGCACGTTCATAGTCACTGtcgagaaagagaggagagCAAGGGCAGCCACTGAACCTACCCTTTCTTCAGAGGTTCAGATTGCTGTGGAAGGAAGCGCTGCACTGCCTCCTGCTGCTTCACAAAGAGAAACTCATGAGGTAGAGGTTGAG AATACTGCAAGGACATTGGAGGAGGTCGAGTTCTACATAGGGCGAAACCAATCCTTACAGTCAGAGAATGCCAGACTAAGAGA AGaattggaaaaagaaagagctGAAAAGACTGTTGCTGTTGAGACAAGAAGAATTCTCGAAGCAGAGAGGCTCCAAAGAGAATCTGATGTAACCCAAAGTACTGCAAGAATGCTGGAGATGATTCAGGCCTGCACAGGCCAAAACCAAGCCTTGGGGGTTACAAATGCTAGACTAAGAGA AGAATTGGAAACTGAAAAGGTTGCTGCTTTTGATAGAGCAAGAATTCTTGAAGGGAGGCTCCAAACAGAGTCTGAGATCAGACAGAAGATGGAAGCTGTTCAGGGACTAGTTGATTCACTGATTGCTGCTCAAAGACTACTAATCCAGGACTATCAGGCTCTCAAGTCCGAAATTTCAGAGAAAAATGAAGAGCATGCTACACTCCTATATGATATCAATGTGCTTGAGACAGAGAAGACAT GTCTAGAATATCAAGTTGATTATCTGACCAAATCCTTAGCTGAGAGGACTGCAAGAATATCGGAGAGGTTCGACACCTATTTACGCCGAAGCCAAGCATCGGAGGCAGAGAATGCCAGACTAAGAGA AGAATTGGACAATGAAAGAGCAAAAAGGGCTTTTGACAGGACAAGAGCTCTTGAAGCAAGGCTCCGAAGAGAGTCCGAGATAGCCCAGAGCATAGAAGCTGCTCTAAGTCAGTTAAATAAGGGACTACCAGGTTCTTGA
- the LOC101776954 gene encoding median body protein-like isoform X2 yields the protein MPPEQLLPRAASAGGGDRAEAGEVVMVRRSAVVPCVTCGLCGRILRDATTVSECLHSFCRKCVFKKFKDEDTTFCPTCSTDLGCDPLEKLRTDHSLLCLRLMLFPVKRRKVEEISLLHPASVSLPFHLPQIHGVGQSGKKTDAFFMGESMNGEAEAEAAESLGMELTASPMKSSMCSRSTPAEEVGTFIVTVEKERRARAATEPTLSSEVQIAVEGSAALPPAASQRETHEVEVENTARTLEEVEFYIGRNQSLQSENARLREELEKERAEKTVAVETRRILEAERLQRESDVTQSTARMLEMIQACTGQNQALGVTNARLREARILEGRLQTESEIRQKMEAVQGLVDSLIAAQRLLIQDYQALKSEISEKNEEHATLLYDINVLETEKTCLEYQVDYLTKSLAERTARISERFDTYLRRSQASEAENARLREELDNERAKRAFDRTRALEARLRRESEIAQSIEAALSQLNKGLPGS from the exons atgccgccCGAGCAgctcctcccccgcgccgcctccgcggggGGCGGCGACCGCGCCGAAGCCGGCGAGGTGGTGATGGTGCGCCGCTCGGCCGTCGTGCCGTGCGTCACCTGCGGCCTCTGCGGCAGAATCCTCCGCGACGCCACCACCGTCTCCGAGTGCCTCCACTCCT TTTGCAGGAAATGCGTATTTAAGAAGTTCAAGGATGAGGATACCACATTCTGCCCTACTTGCAGCACTGATTTGGGATGTGATCCACTTGAGAAGCTCAG AACAGATCACAGCCTGCTATGCTTAAGGTTAATGCTATTTCCTGTGAAGAGGCGCAAGGTTGAGGAAATCTCACTCCTGCATCCAGCATCAGTTTCCCTGCCTTTTCATTTACCCCAAATTCATGGAGTTGGTCAATCAGGCAAGAAAACTGATGCATTTTTTATGGGTGAGTCAATGAATGGTGAAGCTGAAGCAGAGGCAGCTGAAAGTCTTGGGATGGAACTTACTGCATCTCCAATGAAATCCAGCATGTGTTCAAG GAGTACACCTGCTGAAGAAGTTGGCACGTTCATAGTCACTGtcgagaaagagaggagagCAAGGGCAGCCACTGAACCTACCCTTTCTTCAGAGGTTCAGATTGCTGTGGAAGGAAGCGCTGCACTGCCTCCTGCTGCTTCACAAAGAGAAACTCATGAGGTAGAGGTTGAG AATACTGCAAGGACATTGGAGGAGGTCGAGTTCTACATAGGGCGAAACCAATCCTTACAGTCAGAGAATGCCAGACTAAGAGA AGaattggaaaaagaaagagctGAAAAGACTGTTGCTGTTGAGACAAGAAGAATTCTCGAAGCAGAGAGGCTCCAAAGAGAATCTGATGTAACCCAAAGTACTGCAAGAATGCTGGAGATGATTCAGGCCTGCACAGGCCAAAACCAAGCCTTGGGGGTTACAAATGCTAGACTAAGAGA AGCAAGAATTCTTGAAGGGAGGCTCCAAACAGAGTCTGAGATCAGACAGAAGATGGAAGCTGTTCAGGGACTAGTTGATTCACTGATTGCTGCTCAAAGACTACTAATCCAGGACTATCAGGCTCTCAAGTCCGAAATTTCAGAGAAAAATGAAGAGCATGCTACACTCCTATATGATATCAATGTGCTTGAGACAGAGAAGACAT GTCTAGAATATCAAGTTGATTATCTGACCAAATCCTTAGCTGAGAGGACTGCAAGAATATCGGAGAGGTTCGACACCTATTTACGCCGAAGCCAAGCATCGGAGGCAGAGAATGCCAGACTAAGAGA AGAATTGGACAATGAAAGAGCAAAAAGGGCTTTTGACAGGACAAGAGCTCTTGAAGCAAGGCTCCGAAGAGAGTCCGAGATAGCCCAGAGCATAGAAGCTGCTCTAAGTCAGTTAAATAAGGGACTACCAGGTTCTTGA
- the LOC101776954 gene encoding plectin-like isoform X3, with translation MPPEQLLPRAASAGGGDRAEAGEVVMVRRSAVVPCVTCGLCGRILRDATTVSECLHSFCRKCVFKKFKDEDTTFCPTCSTDLGCDPLEKLRTDHSLLCLRLMLFPVKRRKVEEISLLHPASVSLPFHLPQIHGVGQSGKKTDAFFMGESMNGEAEAEAAESLGMELTASPMKSSMCSRSTPAEEVGTFIVTVEKERRARAATEPTLSSEVQIAVEGSAALPPAASQRETHEVEVENTARTLEEVEFYIGRNQSLQSENARLREELEKERAEKTVAVETRRILEAERLQRESDVTQSTARMLEMIQACTGQNQALGVTNARLREELETEKVAAFDRARILEGRLQTESEIRQKMEAVQGLVDSLIAAQRLLIQDYQALKSEISEKNEEHATLLYDINVLETEKTCLEYQVDYLTKSLAERTARISERFDTYLRRSQASEAENARLRECQFQRIGQ, from the exons atgccgccCGAGCAgctcctcccccgcgccgcctccgcggggGGCGGCGACCGCGCCGAAGCCGGCGAGGTGGTGATGGTGCGCCGCTCGGCCGTCGTGCCGTGCGTCACCTGCGGCCTCTGCGGCAGAATCCTCCGCGACGCCACCACCGTCTCCGAGTGCCTCCACTCCT TTTGCAGGAAATGCGTATTTAAGAAGTTCAAGGATGAGGATACCACATTCTGCCCTACTTGCAGCACTGATTTGGGATGTGATCCACTTGAGAAGCTCAG AACAGATCACAGCCTGCTATGCTTAAGGTTAATGCTATTTCCTGTGAAGAGGCGCAAGGTTGAGGAAATCTCACTCCTGCATCCAGCATCAGTTTCCCTGCCTTTTCATTTACCCCAAATTCATGGAGTTGGTCAATCAGGCAAGAAAACTGATGCATTTTTTATGGGTGAGTCAATGAATGGTGAAGCTGAAGCAGAGGCAGCTGAAAGTCTTGGGATGGAACTTACTGCATCTCCAATGAAATCCAGCATGTGTTCAAG GAGTACACCTGCTGAAGAAGTTGGCACGTTCATAGTCACTGtcgagaaagagaggagagCAAGGGCAGCCACTGAACCTACCCTTTCTTCAGAGGTTCAGATTGCTGTGGAAGGAAGCGCTGCACTGCCTCCTGCTGCTTCACAAAGAGAAACTCATGAGGTAGAGGTTGAG AATACTGCAAGGACATTGGAGGAGGTCGAGTTCTACATAGGGCGAAACCAATCCTTACAGTCAGAGAATGCCAGACTAAGAGA AGaattggaaaaagaaagagctGAAAAGACTGTTGCTGTTGAGACAAGAAGAATTCTCGAAGCAGAGAGGCTCCAAAGAGAATCTGATGTAACCCAAAGTACTGCAAGAATGCTGGAGATGATTCAGGCCTGCACAGGCCAAAACCAAGCCTTGGGGGTTACAAATGCTAGACTAAGAGA AGAATTGGAAACTGAAAAGGTTGCTGCTTTTGATAGAGCAAGAATTCTTGAAGGGAGGCTCCAAACAGAGTCTGAGATCAGACAGAAGATGGAAGCTGTTCAGGGACTAGTTGATTCACTGATTGCTGCTCAAAGACTACTAATCCAGGACTATCAGGCTCTCAAGTCCGAAATTTCAGAGAAAAATGAAGAGCATGCTACACTCCTATATGATATCAATGTGCTTGAGACAGAGAAGACAT GTCTAGAATATCAAGTTGATTATCTGACCAAATCCTTAGCTGAGAGGACTGCAAGAATATCGGAGAGGTTCGACACCTATTTACGCCGAAGCCAAGCATCGGAGGCAGAGAATGCCAGACTAAGAGA ATGCCAATTTCAGAGAATTGGACAATGA